The segment ACCGTCACCGCCTCCGCACCGCCACGCCCGGCTCAGCCCATCGGCCAAGGCCAGGCCAAGCCGGTCGCGGCGAAGCGCGCGGTGGACGTGCCGACCCTGACCGGCCGCTGGGCCAAGGCCGATCCGGCCACCCGGACGCCGATCGACGATTGCCGGACCTCCTACCTGGAGATCACCAGCGACGGGGCCTTCAGCCTGCACGATCCGCGCATTGCCGCTTTTCCGCTGGAAGGCCCGCTGGCGCCCGGCGAGGGCGATCTGACGGAAGGTTTGTCCTTCGGCGGGGAAGAGGGGCTGCCGGAAGGTGTTCTGCGCCTGGATGCCGCCGAGGCGCCGCGGCTGGACCGATTGTTCCTGACGCTGGACCAACCAGCCTTCGGCGCCACCTTCGTCCGCTGCCGCTGACCCCGCGGACCGGCTTTCAACGGGCGAGCGTTTCCAGGCGCAAGCGCATGGTGCCGCTCAGTTCCTCGCCCGGTTCGAGACGGCGCAGGCCGGTGTCCGGTTGCTCCGGGTGGTTGACCGCGTCGGTCATGTGGGACACCGGCTCGACGCAGAGATAATCCTCGCCCGGCGGGGCATAGACGATGAGATGGCCGAACGGTCCTTCGGTCTCGATCGACAATCGACGGTTGAGCGTCGGCCAATCCAGAGCCGCCGCCCCGTCCCAGCCGGTGAAGCCGTTGTCGAGAACGGTCCGGTCCATGACGATCCCGTTCGTAAAGGCCCAGCGGGGCGGCACTACGGCGCGCTCCACCGGAAGGATGGTCGGCCCGTTCAGCCAGACACCATCGACCCGGGCGGTCAGGCGGGTGCCCGGCGGCTTCGGAAAATAGGGGTGCAGCCCGATCCCGGCGGGCATCGGAGTGTCGTCCTCGTTGAGGAGGGAGAGGGTCAGGCTGGCCCCATCCTCCTCCAGCACCACGGTCTGCGTCGCGCGGTAGCGCCAGGGCCAGGCATCGGCAGGGTGCCGGAAAACCATGCGCACGGCGGATTCGGCGGCCTCCTCGACCGTCCAGGCGGAGCGCCAGCCGTGGCCGTGAATGACATGCGGATTGCCGTCTCCGTCGAGCGGAAGCCGTACCTGCCGCCCGTCGAAGCTGAATTGCCCCCCGCCGATCCGGTTGGAAAAGGGCACAAGCGGGAAGCAGCCCATGTCGTTGGCCGAGCCGTGGCGCAACGCCCAGTCGGAGGCCGGGCGCAGGAGGTCGATCGTTCCGTCCGCGCCGCGCCAGGCGAGGCGGGCAACGACGCCCCCGCGCCGCGGGCACAGCGTGCATTCCAGGGAGCCGTTCGCAGCGCTGCGATGCAGCGTGAGGGTGTGGGCGCCGATTCCCTGGTCCAACTCGACCTGTTCCATCCGGATCTCCCGCCGGCGGTGGTTGGGCGCCGGTATCGGTTCGGGTATCGCACAGCCCGCAGGGGAAGGGAAGGGCGGGGCTGCGCGCAAAAGTGTGCCATGGACCACGCCCTATGGCCCCTTGCAACACCTCTGCGCAAAAAGCCTCCTCTGTCGCGCAACCACACCGTTCGGTCATTTCGGCTGACGTATACCGGCTGTTTACCGGACCGCGCGGATTATGGCCGACTGTCCAGGCCATTCGCCGCCACGCCGATCCTGCTCATAGGCTGCCCGTGTCAATGCCCGCCTCAAGGACGCCCGCCTCCGCAGGGGCACCCGGCCCCGCCGGCACGCTCGACGAGGCGGTGCTGTGCCAGACGCTTGCCGATCACCATGGCGGGCCGGCGCGGATGGTCATCGGCATCGCGCTGCGTCCGCATCTCGACAGCCTCGTGCTGACCCCGACGGAGCTGATCCACAGCAGCCGGCATCTGAAGGCGCTCCAGGCCAAGGCCACGCTGATGGAGTCCGCCCTGGGCCGGGTCGCCACGGTGCAGGCCCGCCTTCCCGGCCAGGATGCCAAGGCCCGCCGCCGTGCGCTGGACAACGCGCTGTCCGAAACCGTGGCGAAGGCCCGTGCCGCCCAGCTCGCCTTCACCGGGTTGGGGCGGGGGCGCGCCCTCATCGATTCCATCCTGCGCAGCGCGCCGGGAAAATCGCCGACCGGCGATGCGGGATTCGATCTGCGCGCGGCGGTTTGCCTGGAGCTTGAGGAGTGCCGGACCTGGGCGTCGAAGCTCGACGCTCTGATCCAGCTGTTTCCGGCGGAGCGGCAGGACGCCCTGTCCACCACGCTGGACGAGGTGATCGGCGACGTGCTGGCCTCGCCCGCAGCGACGCAGGAACTGTTCGGAAACACGCCGGCCGGAGGCTCGCCGCTGGCGAGGCTGTGCGACCTTCTGTTCGGACGCGTGCCGATGGAGGCGTTCGGACCGAACCGGCTGGGCGTTCTCAACGGTCTGTTCCGCCAGGGGCGCTTGCCCGCCGCCCGCGACATGGTTCTGGAGCGCATCCGGCGCCAGCTTCGCGCGCCGCAAACGCTCGGGCGCGGCACGGCGGAACAGGAAGCCGACCTGCTGCGCGCGCTGATGGGGCATCTGCTGACCCCGTCAGGGCTGACCGGCGGATCGGCCATGGCCGACGCGCTGACCGTCCGCTACTCCCGCCGGTTGGAGCAGGGTGGTGCGAGCGCCTACCGGCGTTCCATCGTGGGGCTCAGCGAAACGCAGCCGGACCTGATCTGCCGAATCCATTATCTGGTCGCCGTCTCCACGGTGCCCGCCGCGGAGCGGCACATGGGTGAGATTGTGGACGCGCTGGACGCCGCGCTGAAGAACGAGCTGCTGGTGGAGAACATGGTGCTCCAGACGCCCGACACGGCGCTGGTGCGGCAGGCCCTGACCGGCGCGGTGGAGGCCATTCGCGGTTCGGCGCTGCCGGAGCACGATCGGGAA is part of the Azospirillum baldaniorum genome and harbors:
- a CDS encoding lysozyme inhibitor LprI family protein; translation: MRAAILLAGMLMAGTAMAADTSGEAAKPADCAGETPVALLLCRDASLAGAADKLDSALRALADEAGKAGEEAVAAGQRAWVQRRDAACPVAEADLADPKKNKDRAACLTRQMADRTKALESELAARRAPLADEPLTVTASAPPRPAQPIGQGQAKPVAAKRAVDVPTLTGRWAKADPATRTPIDDCRTSYLEITSDGAFSLHDPRIAAFPLEGPLAPGEGDLTEGLSFGGEEGLPEGVLRLDAAEAPRLDRLFLTLDQPAFGATFVRCR
- a CDS encoding aldose 1-epimerase, producing the protein MEQVELDQGIGAHTLTLHRSAANGSLECTLCPRRGGVVARLAWRGADGTIDLLRPASDWALRHGSANDMGCFPLVPFSNRIGGGQFSFDGRQVRLPLDGDGNPHVIHGHGWRSAWTVEEAAESAVRMVFRHPADAWPWRYRATQTVVLEEDGASLTLSLLNEDDTPMPAGIGLHPYFPKPPGTRLTARVDGVWLNGPTILPVERAVVPPRWAFTNGIVMDRTVLDNGFTGWDGAAALDWPTLNRRLSIETEGPFGHLIVYAPPGEDYLCVEPVSHMTDAVNHPEQPDTGLRRLEPGEELSGTMRLRLETLAR